A genomic region of Gemmatimonadales bacterium contains the following coding sequences:
- a CDS encoding prolipoprotein diacylglyceryl transferase: MTTVYPLVFRIGTFEITGFGILMMLAFLVGGWLVSLELRRRGWNEEYGADIVVAAVIGGIVGAKLWYVALTGDPGALFSRGGLVWYGGFLGGVLAVILNGWRRQVPIRVTMNLVAPALAAAYAVGRVGCFVVGDDYGRPTDLPIGVKFPQGLPPSTAQNLSSMFGVQVPADVAPSTVLAVHPTQLYEVLAMLAVFMILWRWRLNHRPMGWLFGAYLAFAGVERFLVEILRAKDDRFLGVFTVAQLTSVVVAAVGVALLVRYANAPNPAPGAYLTARPR, encoded by the coding sequence ATGACGACCGTCTATCCGCTGGTCTTCAGGATCGGGACCTTCGAAATCACTGGTTTCGGCATCCTGATGATGCTCGCCTTCCTCGTCGGGGGTTGGCTGGTCTCGCTCGAACTGCGGCGTCGCGGCTGGAACGAGGAGTATGGCGCTGACATCGTCGTCGCCGCAGTGATCGGCGGCATCGTCGGGGCCAAGCTGTGGTACGTCGCCCTGACCGGGGATCCGGGCGCCCTGTTCTCGCGGGGCGGGCTCGTCTGGTACGGCGGCTTTCTCGGTGGCGTCCTGGCAGTGATCCTGAACGGCTGGCGCCGCCAGGTGCCGATCCGGGTGACCATGAACCTGGTAGCGCCCGCCCTCGCCGCCGCCTACGCGGTCGGGCGGGTGGGCTGTTTCGTCGTGGGCGATGACTACGGGCGCCCGACCGACCTGCCGATCGGCGTCAAGTTCCCGCAGGGTCTGCCACCATCGACGGCCCAGAACCTGTCCAGCATGTTCGGGGTCCAGGTGCCCGCCGACGTCGCGCCGTCGACTGTGCTTGCCGTGCACCCGACCCAGCTCTACGAGGTGCTCGCCATGCTGGCGGTCTTCATGATCCTCTGGCGCTGGCGGCTCAACCATCGGCCGATGGGATGGCTCTTTGGTGCCTACCTGGCCTTTGCCGGCGTCGAGCGATTCCTGGTCGAAATCCTGCGAGCCAAGGACGACCGATTCCTTGGCGTCTTCACTGTTGCGCAGCTGACCAGCGTGGTGGTGGCAGCCGTCGGCGTCGCCTTGCTGGTCCGGTATGCCAACGCACCCAATCCGGCGCCCGGAGCATATTTGACCGCACGACCGCGCTGA
- the acpS gene encoding holo-ACP synthase codes for MALIGLGVDVVDIARAEAMLAAHRRRVLDRLLTSAELAYVLSMPHPPRHLAVRLAAKEAVYKALQALPNARGVGWREIEVIRAPSGRPTIALHGLAKQVVDAEVGARIHVSLTHSDLSAVATAILES; via the coding sequence ATGGCGCTGATCGGTCTGGGCGTGGATGTGGTCGACATTGCACGTGCCGAAGCCATGCTCGCTGCGCATAGACGCCGCGTCCTGGATCGGCTCCTGACCAGTGCCGAGCTTGCCTACGTCCTGTCCATGCCGCATCCGCCCCGGCATCTGGCGGTTCGTCTGGCCGCCAAGGAAGCGGTCTACAAGGCGCTGCAGGCGTTGCCCAATGCGCGCGGCGTCGGCTGGCGTGAAATCGAAGTGATCCGGGCCCCATCGGGTCGACCGACCATTGCGCTGCATGGCCTCGCCAAGCAGGTTGTCGACGCTGAGGTCGGCGCGCGCATCCATGTGTCCCTGACCCACTCCGACCTGTCGGCCGTCGCGACCGCGATTCTCGAGTCCTGA
- the tsaD gene encoding tRNA (adenosine(37)-N6)-threonylcarbamoyltransferase complex transferase subunit TsaD — protein MAEHVLGLETSCDETSAALIETRDGRPSLRSLVILSQDVHRIFGGVVPELASREHVRTLDLVVHRTLDEAGLGWSDVSAVAVTAGPGLIGALLVGVMYAKGLAMSLGRPLIGVHHHEGHLFAPGLSEPELSPPFVALLVSGGHTMLLDVPAWGDYRLLGQTLDDAAGEAFDKVGTMLGLPYPAGAAVEKLARDGRADRYTFPRPMLKDIADPAGKPYAFSFSGLKTAVLRAVQASDDPVRDRADLARGFQDAAIEVLVEKTAHATLSLGRPQTMIVGGVACNRALAERLTERLTGKARVIVAPPRLNTDNAAMIAAAGAWRLARGERSGLDLEPFDWQPLPGLQAATSTSHPLPVTS, from the coding sequence CGTCATTCTATCTCAAGACGTTCACCGGATCTTCGGCGGCGTGGTGCCCGAGTTGGCCAGCCGAGAACATGTCCGCACCCTCGATCTGGTGGTACATCGCACCCTCGACGAGGCCGGGCTGGGTTGGTCCGACGTCTCGGCCGTGGCGGTCACGGCCGGACCCGGCCTGATCGGTGCGCTGCTGGTCGGTGTGATGTACGCCAAGGGCCTCGCGATGAGCCTCGGCAGGCCTCTCATCGGCGTCCATCATCACGAAGGCCACCTGTTCGCTCCGGGGCTCTCGGAGCCGGAGCTGTCTCCTCCGTTTGTGGCCCTGCTCGTCAGCGGCGGCCATACCATGCTCCTCGACGTGCCCGCCTGGGGTGACTACCGGCTGCTGGGTCAGACACTCGACGACGCCGCCGGCGAGGCATTCGACAAGGTGGGCACCATGCTGGGTCTGCCCTACCCAGCAGGCGCCGCCGTGGAAAAGCTGGCGCGCGACGGACGCGCTGACCGGTACACCTTTCCGCGTCCGATGCTCAAGGATATTGCCGATCCCGCCGGGAAGCCGTATGCATTCTCGTTCAGCGGGCTCAAAACCGCCGTCCTGCGCGCCGTCCAGGCCAGCGACGACCCTGTGCGCGATCGGGCCGACCTCGCCCGCGGTTTTCAGGATGCCGCGATCGAGGTCCTGGTGGAAAAAACGGCGCATGCCACCTTGAGCCTGGGACGGCCGCAGACCATGATCGTCGGGGGCGTGGCCTGCAACCGGGCGCTCGCCGAGCGACTGACCGAGCGCTTGACAGGCAAAGCCAGGGTCATTGTCGCCCCGCCGCGCCTCAATACGGACAACGCGGCCATGATCGCGGCCGCTGGCGCCTGGCGGCTCGCTCGCGGCGAGCGCAGCGGACTCGACCTGGAGCCGTTCGACTGGCAGCCGTTGCCTGGCTTGCAAGCGGCGACATCCACGTCTCACCCTTTACCAGTCACCTCATGA